The window CATGACTGCAGCCAGGTAACGCTCGGAAACATCATTGTTGCGGTTTCTTTGCATCCACTGATAGACCCGAAGCATCCACTGGCTTCTGGGTTTGCATAAAGATGCGAGAATGAGCTTTCCTTGCGCTTTCTAACTGCTTCTATATGTAGCAGAGGAGATTGAATTGAGGAGAACATGTATTTCAGGGTCACGCTTGGATTTGATTCGTGCAAGCTTGAAGTTTATTCCACAGTGCCAGATTGTCTTCATCACTACTCTCTCTTTCAGATATGCAGAATAAACGGAAATGTGACCAGCGGAGCAACATTTTTACCTGGAGACAATGTTTTTAGATATTATGAGGTTGGGAATCTTCAAGTGGGATTTGTCAAACCTGATATAAATGTCTTAATAAATATTTTACCTCTAAAGTCATATTGTCTGCTCTTGTCTATAGAAGCCTGACAAATGCAACACCCAAATGTGAACACTTTGGCTCATTTTTCAGATTGCCTACTGACATCAGTAGAAATTGATGAACATCTTCAATATCATCTTTAAAATATCCACATTGGGCTCTTAACCCAACAAAAaccaaattttttttaaataacagctTAATTTGAGTCAATGTTGGgtgaaaaaaatgcaaaactgAGGATGCGGCTGTGTTTTTACAGTACATTTTAGATCGGGGACATCATTGCATAACACCACCTATTCTGTATTTTGATGCCTTGACTCAGATTATGCTAAAGTTTCAAACTCTTCACTGTTCTATGATCTCTTTTAAGCCTTAAAAGAAACCCACAATGTACCTTTTTATATGTAGAGCTGGCAGGCTCCCATCCTGTTCTCTCCCACTAGTAGTTCTGTCAACTActctccactagagggcagtatTCAGAAAGACTAAATGAGAAGCGCTATTGCCTGAAGTTGTACTTTAAATTTTATTCCTTGCCTGTTGTCACTATTCACGCTAGATTTGTAATTCATAACGGAGTGCTGTCTTGTCTCAGTGTCCCTTTAATTTCAGATTTCCCAGAGAAATACAGCAATGCCTGTTCACTAGGTATAAAACTTCCTTTATTTCACTTGAAGACAATAAAAATTATAGTGAAAATGACTCTCAGACCAGTTAAATTTATAATGTGATGCtttgttaaaatgacaaaatactATAACAAAACTGGAATAAGCATCAATTTCTAGTTCAAGGATTCTAAAATATCACTTCTTTGtctaatttaaatgaaaagggCTATCCAtctgtcttctcctctccttggTAATGTCTGTATTCTGGCCTCAGCTCCCAGGTATTCTTGTGAGTTCCTTTGATGTTGTAGTGGCCAATATCCCGCAGAATTTCCTTCAAGTAAATctgggaagaaggaaaaaaaggaggtaTTGAGCCatgttttcaatatttttagTTTGGGTGGATGGTGCCAGGCAGTCTTACCACAGGCTGTTTGGTGATGTCCACCAGGTCTTTGATATTATAGTACTGGTGCTTCTCAAAGGCAGAGAACAACATgtccaggacctgctgtttGTCGGCTCTCGCTCTCTtgccctcctccttcttcttcttctcatactccagctgcagaagagaaaaaaataaaagggatGACGAGTCCGGCATCGCGAGGCTGGAAACCGATGTGTTAGCTGCGAGTCTCCTGCAGTAGCTGCTGTAGACTGATTTGTATGGATTAATGCTAAGCTTTCTTACGTTGTATGAATGGTTGGCCACGGGTTTGTAGTTGGTTACAGGATTTTGTATCTGTTGTGACAGCCTGGTCGGTTTGGAGGACTCTTCAATTTGTAGCCTGTCGAGACGCacataaaaaaatgacaaattcatAAGATTTTCCAGAAAATGGaacacaaaacagaaatatgtCTTATTAATAAATACCTTTTCAGCCTCATATAGTTTTCATTAACTGCAGGTCTGCAGTCCGCTCTCTGCACAACCATCCCCTCTAAGGCTAGTTTAtctagaaaaagaaaaatgtggtTAAAGGCCTATACATTTTTACTGATCATTCATAATAAATTAGATAAAACCAACACAAGACTTAGTTCAGGCTTTAAAATAAGAAGAATTCAGATTCATTTAGTATCTATCTTTGCTCGTGAAGTCAATGAAAATGGGTTGTCCTAACAAAATATAGCATTTGTTTCACCATTATTAAAGAGT is drawn from Takifugu flavidus isolate HTHZ2018 chromosome 2, ASM371156v2, whole genome shotgun sequence and contains these coding sequences:
- the LOC130514733 gene encoding general transcription factor IIF subunit 2-like isoform X1, producing MSEKDMDLTGAKQNTGVWLVKVPKYLSQQWEKATGRGEVGKLQICKKGSQGKPEVSFNLNEELTVIEGLEKKTVSAPHEHKFTMQSVGGQILAVFTETTSGQSEDRSDGSSSGSGAGAGPDKLALEGMVVQRADCRPAVNENYMRLKRLQIEESSKPTRLSQQIQNPVTNYKPVANHSYNLEYEKKKKEEGKRARADKQQVLDMLFSAFEKHQYYNIKDLVDITKQPVIYLKEILRDIGHYNIKGTHKNTWELRPEYRHYQGEEKTDG
- the LOC130514733 gene encoding general transcription factor IIF subunit 2-like isoform X2, with amino-acid sequence MSEKDMDLTGAKQNTGVWLVKVPKYLSQQWEKATGRGEVGKLQICKKGSQGKPEVSFNLNEELTVIEGLEKKTVSAPHEHKFTMQSVGGQILAVFTETTSDKLALEGMVVQRADCRPAVNENYMRLKRLQIEESSKPTRLSQQIQNPVTNYKPVANHSYNLEYEKKKKEEGKRARADKQQVLDMLFSAFEKHQYYNIKDLVDITKQPVIYLKEILRDIGHYNIKGTHKNTWELRPEYRHYQGEEKTDG